NNNNNNNNNNNNNNNNNNNNNNNNNNNNNNNNNNNNNNNNNNNNNNNNNNNNNNNNNNNNNNNNNNNNNNNNNNNNNNNNNNNNNNNNNNNNNNNNNNNNNNNNNNNNNNNNNNNNNNNNNNNNNNNNNNNNNNNNNNNNNNNNNNNNNNNNNNNNNNNNNNNNNNNNNNNNNNNNNNNNNNNNNNNNNNNNNNNNNNNNNNNGAGCGGTTTTTGGAAAGTTTACACGAGCAACAAAGTCTTGTTGTAGAACTTAAAAGGAGGGTTCTTGTGTTGGAGGAAGAGGTGGCATTCGAGAAACGTAGACGAAGAAGACCACAGGATGGTGGAGACAATGTGCCACATGAAGAACCGTCCATATCGCCTAGAGGCATGTCCCCGGGAGGCATCAGTCCGGGCGGGATCCCGTTGGGAGGCCACTCCCAAGAAGGCATGTCCAGTGGTCGTCCTGCAATGAAGACATTTGTGAGGATGGGGTCACGAAGGCGTTACAAGAGTAGAGCGCTTAGGACTCCTTATGTAGGATTGCTTAGGAAAAAGTTAGAGTgagatttgaaaatattttttaagatattgtAATATGCAGATTGTGTAGCATGAACAATTATTTTGTAATCTGGATTGTCTTTTGTTCAATGTTGTAAACATGGAAGTTgcctttattaagatatttgtattttaaatgcGATTTGTGGTTGTGTTTGAATTATTGATGATTGAATATTGTAATGAAATGTAGCATTACTGGATTTCAATGATGAATGAAACAATGCTTTGTTAAATATCATTGAATTGTGGATTTTGAGCACAAGAATGTAGTGGAGTCCCAAAGGAAACTGATTATGCAGAAACAGCtgctgtaatcgtttacaacgcagctgtaaacgattacaNAGAACTGAATTGCTGTTTTGGACAAAAACCTCAACGTAGGGAGCCATTTTTTTGGTCGCAGGGGACCATGTTaaaaattgatgtttttataCAAGAGGTTCAACTGATTTTTTTGGCAATTTGTGGTGTGAGACATGTTGTCCTTTTGNNNNNNNNNNNNNNNNNNNNNNNNNNNNNNNNNNNNNNNNNNNNNNNNNNNNNNNNNNNNNNNNNNNNNNNNNNNNNNNNNNNNNNNNNNNNNNNNNNNNNNNNNNNNNNNNNNNNNNNNNNNNNNNNNNNNNNNNNNNNNNNNNNNNNNNNNNNNNNNNNNNNNNNNNNNNNNNNNNNNNNNNNNNNNNNNNNNNNNNNNNNNNNNNNNNNNNNNNNNNNNNNNNNNNNNNNNNNNNNNNNNNNNNNNNNNNNNNNNNNNNNNNNNNNNNNNNNNNNNNNNNNNNNNNNNNNNNNNNNNNNNNNNNNNNNNNNNNNNNNNNNNNNNNNNNNNNNNNNNNNNNNNNNNNNNNNNNNNNNNNNNNNNNNNNNNNNNNNNNNNNNNNNNNNNNNNNNNNNNNNNNNNNNNNNNNNNNNNNNNNNNNNNNNNNNNNNNNNNNNNNNNNNNNNNNNNNNNNNNNNNNNNNNNNNNNNNNNNNNNNNNNNNNNNNNNNNNNNNNNNNNNNNNNNNNNNNNNNNNNNNNNNNNNNNNNNNNNNNNNNNNNNNNNNNNNNNNNNNNNNNNNNNNNNNNNNNNNNNNNNNNNNNNNNNNNNNNNNNNNNNNNNNNNNNNNNNNNNNNNNNNNNNNNNNNNNNNNNNNNNNNNNNNNNNNNNNNNNNNNNNNNNNNNNNNNNNNNNNNNNNNNNNNNNNNNNNNNNNNNNNNNNNNNNNNNNNNNNNNNNNNNNNNNNNNNNNNNNNNNNNNNNNNNNNNNNNNNNNNNNNNNNNNNNNNNNNNNNNNNNNNNNNNNNNNNNNNNNNNNNNNNNNNNNNNNNNNNNNNNNNNNNNNNNNNNNNNNNNNNNNNNNNNNNNNNNNNNNNNNNNNNNNNNNNNNNNNNNNNNNNNNNNNNNNNNNNNNNNNNNNNNNNNNNNNNNNNNNNNNNNNNNNNNNNNNNNNNNNNNNNNNNNNNNNNNNNNNNNNNNNNNNNNNNNNNNNNNNNNNNNNNNNNNNNNNNNNNNNNNNNNNNNNNNNNNNNNNNNNNNNNNNNNNNNNNNNNNNNNNNNNNNNNNNNNNNNNNNNNNNNNNNNNNNNNNNNNNNNNNNNNNNNNNNNNNNNNNNNNNNNNNNNNNNNNNNNNNNNNNNNNNNNNNNNNNNNNNNNNNNNNNNNNNNNNNNNNNNNNNNNNNNNNNNNNNNNNNNNNNNNNNNNNNNNNNNNNNNNNNNNNNNCAGGGGACCATGTTAAAAATTTCTTACTAAGTTCGTTGACTTCATGTAATTTTTAGTAGGGTAATAATGTAGTTTGACGACATCATGTACATAAGATATAATAGGGAATACTTAATTGTATTTCATTAATTCGATGTAACCATAAACAAtgttttattgtaatataaatataacataagtTGAACAGAAATAGAAGTTCTGTAGTCTACTTCACAGTGATATATGGGTGTTAACATTATAGATACATCCATTAATGTGCACTTCTACAGCAATGTCATGGACATGGTTNTGAACTTCAAAGACAAGAACGTCTCCTTCCTTCAAGCCATATTCACTGCAAAAATCTCTCCACCCTTTTCCAAACTTCGTTGAATTCCTAGTATGTGAAACCAAAACCTTGCACCGGATGCCCTCCTTATGACCAAGAAGCACAACCTNTGTAAAGNCNTTGTTCCTGATTGCATTCCCAAAATTGGTTCTCAAATCCTGCAAAAGATCCAATACTAAGTTATTCTATAATAGTCATGCAAAACAATTTTGGTTAAGTAGAAAAATTGGATACGTACCAAATGACTTCCTTGACATTGTGATTTAGTNAATTTCACAGCGAATAATGACGCCTCAGGATCATAGGTAGATTGATGAATGAAATATTCCCTACTACTGTTGCTGCAAGggccaaaataaattataatgttNAAATGGTTGTGACCCAAATATTGGAACGTGATGTGTGCATCATCAAGCCTTTCATGGTATACGTCTCTCATGGAAGTCCATCCAGTTGTAATTCTTGGATGTAAGGTGTTCATGTTGTAAGTAACGTAGTGCGTTCGACCATGATTGTCGAACAGCGTCCACGTTGTTCCTAATTCATTCTCGAAGGCCGCAGCAAAGTGCCtatccacatagccaaaatcCTGCAAATGTAGGTGTGAAAGTAAGAGTAGTTTAAAACGttatataataacaacaaaatttttacCATATCTTTCAGGTGGATGGTGACGAATTCCCACAATATTGTAGACGTTTGctgagatgatgatgatgccatGCTTTCCCAAAGAAGAAAATAACGTGGNGATGTATTAGGGTTTCTCTTTGTTAAGTACAATGAAACCTCTCAAATTTATAGCCACATAGGTTCTTCCTTAACTTCTAGGAAACCGCTATGGTCAAAATAGAGCATTAAATGTTGTGTTAAAGTTTACAAATCAGTTTGAATGACTTTATGATAATGTTGGACCTTTAAATGGGGTTTAATGCACCATTAATGTAGTCAACAGACTTACCAACCAATTTGAAAGTGGTCAAACCATTTGAATAACCATGAATTGGAAGGGATACAATTGTACCGgtcaatttaaacaattaatggattaataaagaatataaataatgacAGTACGAGTGTCATTGGAACTTAAACATAGTGAATCATTTAACCTCTGCGCGAAAGTTGTTaaatgtaatcgtttacactgtcattgtaaacgattacggtAATGAAAGTTCATTTTTGGACACAGATTTCGTCTGCAGGAACCACTAGTCATAACGTAGGGGACCCTATTGTACACATGAACCAGTTTGGGAATATtgcattaagaaaaacaaacattGGTTTCATTGATACATTCTTCACCACAACTTTCATTCACAATAACAAAGGTCTGAGAACGAGAATGATGGTCCGAGAACGAGAATGCTCCGACGACGATAACGACACGAAAGAGGTTTCACCACACACCCACAACGACAATGATGGTCCGAGAACGAGAACAACCTTTCACAATGACGACGCCTGAGAAAAACCCAAACCACTAAAGTGATGGTCCGAGAACGAGAATGCTCCGACGACGATAACGACACGAAAGAGGTTTCGCCAGACACCCACAACGACAATGATGGTCCGAGAACGAGAACAACCTTTCACAATGACAACGCCTGAGAAAACTTGGAGAAGGAGGCCGGCGAAGAGACGTAGGGAGATGAGAGAACCGTCAGAGAgcacgaaaatgaaaaatgaaagagagcGCCAAAACTAAAACCCCACACTCGACATTCCATCTTTGCCCCTCACTTATTCCATCTTTGCCCCTCAGCATATTAAACAATgtcatttttcaaaaataaaaaaccaccCAATCAGACAACGACACCTGTCCAATGTCAAAAGAGTGTCAAAATTGGGtgttaaagtaacattttccttCTAGTTTACATGTCACATGGTAAACACTGTGATCATTATTATGGCATAATATTAACAACACTGTGATCACAtgataaacatttatatattatctttgtGTTAACTGGTGTTTCGATGTCCAAATCGATCgatgatattatatattattaatagtcATACGAgatttatttagaaatatagagttacattaatttgaaaagtttatttttgaaTGATAGAAGACGACGAAGAGTGAgaaaacattttattgtatttccTTGAAATTTCTATAACTCGGAGGTACAATCTGTGTTGAGAAAGGTAACTGTGTTTTGTTGTGTGTCATAGCCAACCAAGATGTCCTGCTGTGCCAAATACCCAAATATGGGTAGAGAACCTGAACGGAAAGCCAAACATATGACATATTCGCTGACCGTGCTAAAGGTGTTGATAGAATGCAATTGCACAGTTCCACCACCTTTAAAATGTGCAAACACTGTTGGTATCTGATATGGTAGACCAGGTGTAATTTCGTAGCACAAcaaattcaaactttttattGGGCTATTAGTACGAGGTAAATTAACTGCATTTATCATTTCTTGTTCCAAACTTGAATAAACTTCATCTGGCAAAAAAGTGATTGTCGTCCCTGAGTCAAGTAAGATGTTTCCATCTTCACCTTTTTGGGGAAACTCTATTCTCTTGCTTCCCACACTGATGGCTTCCATCACCACGAAGTACCTGCTTGGCATTTCTTTGTTTATGATTAGAGGGGTTGAAACGGTACCTTCAATAACCTCACCACGATCTCCAAAATGGAGATAGCTAGGTTTTGCATCTTCATCAACCATTGGCGTCAAACAATACGAAAATTTTCCACCTGTTTTAGGTTTTAACTGACCTGCAAGTGAGGAAGGTGCATTTCCAAGGCCAACTACGCCAGAGCTATGCCTACCAAAGAGTCCATAGTTGTTGTGTCCACATCCAATCACAGTTCTGGGAAATGCTACAGGAACATCTTCAATACTGGAATATAGACTAATGGTGTCCCAACTGAAATCTC
This genomic stretch from Vigna radiata var. radiata cultivar VC1973A chromosome 7, Vradiata_ver6, whole genome shotgun sequence harbors:
- the LOC106766611 gene encoding aspartic proteinase CDR1-like codes for the protein MYMMTMLLRYSSFLIVLVFLQNFSFSKALKSSFSVEMIHRDSPKSPFYRSTETHFQRVENAILRSIHRANYLKLDSNDVESTITPASGEYLLNYSVGTPPVQILGIVDTGSNIIWMQCQPCKGCYKQDRPIFDPSTSKTYTSMPCVAPECLRAEQAFCNFNNRKRCAYKVSYGDGSTSEGDFSWDTISLYSSIEDVPVAFPRTVIGCGHNNYGLFGRHSSGVVGLGNAPSSLAGQLKPKTGGKFSYCLTPMVDEDAKPSYLHFGDRGEVIEGTVSTPLIINKEMPSRYFVVMEAISVGSKRIEFPQKGEDGNILLDSGTTITFLPDEVYSSLEQEMINAVNLPRTNSPIKSLNLLCYEITPGLPYQIPTVFAHFKGGGTVQLHSINTFSTVSEYVICLAFRSGSLPIFGYLAQQDILVGYDTQQNTVTFLNTDCTSEL